In one Sulfuricella sp. genomic region, the following are encoded:
- a CDS encoding ABC transporter permease: MNLADVLRFSFASLAGARTRTLLMVLAMSIGVAAVVVLTSLGEGARGYVVGQFSSLGTNLVIVFPGRSETTGNPGMLLGETPRDLTLDDALTLTRSRAIRRIAPLTVGSALVTTHRRNRETPVLGSTAEMLEIRHMSMGQGRFLPGGDPRQATPVCVLGAKVKAELFGTRQAVGEWLRIGDRRFRVIGVLASQGQSMGFDTDELVIIPVASAQILFNTSSLFRILVEARSREDIARARSDTEEILAKRHDGERDVTVITQDAVLATFDRILRALTLAVAGIAAISLAVAGILIMNVMLIAVSQRRQEIGLLKAIGAAPAQIRALFFAEAAVLSSAGAMAGLVLGMAGSYIVGRIYPVLPLMPPWWAVVAAFGTALVTGILFSVAPARRASRLDPVESLARH, translated from the coding sequence ATGAACCTCGCCGATGTGCTGCGCTTTTCCTTTGCCAGCCTGGCCGGCGCCCGTACCCGCACCCTCTTGATGGTGCTGGCCATGTCCATCGGCGTAGCGGCGGTCGTGGTCCTGACCTCGCTGGGAGAGGGCGCGCGGGGCTATGTCGTCGGCCAGTTTTCCTCTCTCGGAACCAATCTGGTGATCGTGTTTCCCGGGCGTTCCGAGACCACGGGCAATCCCGGCATGCTGCTGGGGGAGACCCCGCGCGATCTCACGCTCGATGACGCGCTGACCCTGACCCGCAGCCGCGCCATCCGCCGGATTGCCCCGCTTACCGTGGGCTCGGCGCTGGTGACCACGCATCGCCGTAACCGGGAAACCCCGGTGCTGGGTTCTACTGCGGAAATGCTGGAAATCCGCCACATGAGCATGGGGCAAGGCCGTTTCCTGCCCGGCGGCGATCCGCGCCAGGCCACGCCGGTGTGCGTGCTGGGCGCCAAGGTCAAGGCGGAGCTTTTCGGCACCCGGCAGGCGGTGGGCGAGTGGCTGCGCATCGGCGACCGGCGCTTCCGCGTGATCGGCGTGCTGGCGTCGCAAGGACAATCCATGGGCTTCGACACCGATGAACTGGTGATCATTCCCGTTGCTTCGGCCCAGATACTGTTCAACACTTCGTCCCTGTTTCGCATTCTGGTCGAAGCCAGGAGCAGGGAAGACATAGCCCGCGCCAGGAGCGATACCGAGGAAATCCTGGCGAAACGCCATGATGGCGAGCGCGATGTGACCGTCATCACCCAGGATGCGGTTCTCGCCACCTTCGACCGGATTCTGCGTGCGCTGACCCTGGCCGTCGCGGGGATTGCCGCCATCAGCCTGGCAGTGGCCGGCATTCTGATCATGAATGTGATGCTGATCGCGGTGTCGCAGCGCAGGCAGGAAATCGGCCTGCTCAAGGCAATCGGGGCTGCCCCGGCACAGATTCGCGCACTGTTCTTTGCCGAAGCGGCAGTATTGTCCAGTGCTGGCGCGATGGCTGGACTGGTGCTCGGCATGGCCGGCAGTTATATCGTGGGGCGGATTTACCCGGTGCTGCCGCTCATGCCGCCGTGGTGGGCAGTGGTGGCCGCGTTCGGCACCGCCCTGGTCACGGGCATTCTGTTCAGCGTGGCACCGGCACGCCGTGCTTCCCGGCTGGACCCGGTCGAATCGCTGGCACGGCACTAG
- a CDS encoding efflux RND transporter periplasmic adaptor subunit has protein sequence MTAPIKPRAFPFRLVLFLVTVILLALAAWYWTRPKPVAVLVSPAERGTVEANVANTRAGTVKACRRARLAPAAGGQIVRLMVHEGERVSAGQVLLELWSEDLVAQEKLSRQQLNTAQARIHEACTVAAQFEREAARSRQLKSRGFISEARLDQVQSEARARQATCEAARADAGQAKERIAVARAMLDRTQLRAPFAGIVAEVTGELGEFTTPSPPGIPTPPAIDLIDDSCLYVSAPIDEVDAPQVQVGMEGRITLDAIAGRHFPGKVRRIAPYVLDLEKQARTVEVEVQFDDPATAKGLLVGYSADVEIVHTRRANVIRIPTAALLEGNKVLVAGAGESIVKERQVRTGLSNWEYTEVADGLKEGDRIVTSLDRPGVKAGARVVVEQASKVQP, from the coding sequence ATGACCGCCCCCATAAAACCCCGCGCTTTTCCCTTTCGCCTGGTTCTTTTCCTTGTAACGGTGATTCTGCTGGCGCTCGCCGCCTGGTACTGGACACGCCCGAAGCCTGTTGCTGTTCTGGTTTCGCCGGCGGAGCGCGGCACGGTTGAGGCCAACGTGGCCAACACCCGTGCCGGCACGGTGAAAGCCTGCCGCCGCGCCCGCCTGGCGCCCGCGGCAGGCGGGCAGATCGTGCGCCTGATGGTGCACGAGGGCGAGCGCGTCAGCGCAGGGCAAGTACTGCTCGAGTTGTGGAGCGAAGATCTGGTGGCGCAGGAAAAATTGTCACGGCAACAGCTCAATACCGCCCAGGCCAGAATTCACGAAGCCTGCACCGTTGCCGCGCAGTTCGAGCGCGAGGCGGCGCGTTCACGCCAGCTCAAGTCGCGCGGCTTTATCTCCGAGGCGCGTCTGGATCAGGTTCAGTCCGAAGCCCGCGCGCGCCAGGCCACTTGCGAGGCGGCCCGTGCCGATGCGGGGCAGGCGAAGGAGCGCATTGCCGTTGCCCGGGCCATGCTGGATCGAACCCAGTTGCGCGCACCGTTTGCCGGCATCGTGGCCGAAGTAACCGGTGAGCTGGGCGAATTTACCACGCCTTCGCCACCTGGCATCCCGACGCCGCCCGCGATTGACCTGATCGATGATTCCTGCCTGTACGTCAGCGCCCCGATTGACGAGGTGGATGCGCCGCAGGTGCAGGTCGGGATGGAAGGACGCATTACCCTGGATGCCATTGCCGGGCGTCATTTCCCCGGCAAGGTGCGGCGTATCGCACCGTATGTGCTGGACCTGGAAAAACAGGCGCGAACGGTGGAAGTCGAAGTTCAGTTTGACGACCCCGCGACGGCAAAAGGTCTGCTGGTGGGCTACAGCGCCGATGTCGAGATCGTTCATACGCGCCGTGCCAACGTGATCCGCATTCCGACCGCAGCCTTGCTGGAGGGCAACAAGGTGCTGGTGGCCGGCGCGGGGGAAAGCATCGTGAAAGAACGCCAGGTCCGGACCGGCCTTTCCAACTGGGAATACACCGAAGTGGCTGATGGCCTGAAGGAAGGCGACAGGATCGTGACCTCCCTGGACCGGCCCGGCGTCAAGGCGGGCGCGCGTGTCGTGGTGGAGCAGGCAAGCAAAGTCCAGCCATGA
- a CDS encoding ABC transporter permease, with the protein MLIQDFLPFTASSIIAHRMRSFLTALGIAVGIAAVILLTSIGEGIHRFVLAEFTQFGTNLINIAPGKSSTRGGPSAGIISSVRPLSIEDAEALRRVPHVEHVDPSAQGNADVEAGGKSRRVTVYGVGHEMAETFRMKVQSGNFLPPDDPRAARAFVVLGAKVKQELFGAANPLGSRIRIGSERYRVIGVMEAKGQVLGFDLDDTVYIPVSRALELFNRAGLMEIHLTYHSNAPLDAVVEGINKVLLARHGREDFTITPQQQMLEVMGSVLDVLTFAVGALGGISLLVGGVGILTIMTMAVTERTSEIGLLRSLGARRGQILALFLAEAALLAAAGGAAGLVLGVGLAQLLHVTFSALPVHTPWSYVLLAEAVAVIIGLLAGVIPARRAAMLDPVEALRSE; encoded by the coding sequence ATGCTGATTCAGGATTTTTTGCCCTTCACTGCGAGTTCCATCATCGCGCATCGCATGCGCAGCTTTCTCACCGCCCTGGGGATTGCCGTCGGCATCGCGGCCGTCATTCTGCTGACCTCCATCGGCGAAGGCATTCACCGCTTTGTGCTTGCCGAATTTACCCAGTTCGGCACCAACCTCATCAACATTGCGCCAGGCAAGTCTTCCACGCGCGGCGGGCCTTCTGCCGGCATCATCAGCTCGGTGCGCCCGCTCAGCATCGAGGATGCGGAGGCTTTGCGGCGCGTGCCCCACGTCGAACATGTGGACCCCAGCGCCCAGGGCAATGCCGACGTGGAAGCCGGAGGCAAGTCGCGGCGCGTGACGGTGTATGGCGTTGGCCACGAAATGGCGGAAACCTTTCGCATGAAGGTGCAGTCCGGCAATTTTCTGCCGCCCGACGACCCGCGCGCGGCGCGCGCCTTCGTGGTGCTGGGCGCGAAAGTAAAGCAGGAGCTGTTCGGCGCGGCAAACCCCCTCGGCAGCCGCATTCGCATCGGCAGCGAACGATATCGCGTGATCGGCGTGATGGAAGCCAAGGGACAGGTGCTGGGCTTCGATCTGGACGATACGGTATATATCCCCGTTTCCCGCGCGCTGGAATTGTTCAATCGTGCCGGTTTGATGGAAATCCACCTCACCTATCACAGCAATGCGCCGCTGGATGCCGTGGTGGAGGGAATCAACAAAGTTCTGCTGGCACGCCACGGGCGCGAGGATTTCACCATTACGCCGCAGCAGCAAATGCTCGAAGTCATGGGCTCGGTGCTGGACGTTCTGACTTTTGCGGTAGGAGCGCTGGGTGGAATTTCCCTGCTGGTGGGCGGCGTCGGCATCCTGACCATCATGACCATGGCCGTCACCGAACGCACCAGCGAAATCGGCCTGCTGCGCTCCCTGGGCGCGAGACGCGGCCAGATTCTCGCGCTTTTCCTCGCTGAAGCCGCCTTGCTGGCCGCAGCGGGCGGAGCGGCCGGCCTGGTGCTGGGCGTAGGCCTGGCGCAATTGCTGCACGTGACATTTTCCGCCCTGCCCGTGCATACGCCCTGGTCCTACGTCCTGCTGGCCGAAGCGGTTGCGGTCATAATCGGCCTGCTGGCCGGGGTGATACCAGCGCGTCGCGCCGCCATGCTGGACCCGGTGGAAGCGCTGCGCTCCGAATGA
- a CDS encoding polyamine aminopropyltransferase, with protein sequence MGFLSKWRARKGADEPGAVDVSERDGVRYLHLGGVTVQSAMRVNAPNGLELAYTRAMMGFLLFHPEPRNILMIGLGGGSVAKFVYHKLPAVQTRVVEISPQVVTAARNHFFVPEADERLQIDIGDGEDYVRNHPAGCDVLMVDGYDDRSLVEALASQRFFDDCAAALTPDGVLVVNLWGSDKLFDVYFKRIEASFDGLALSMPTGRMSNIIVFGFKRSPGNPRWQELRERAKSLEEEYGLEFPDFVTALRSLNVHSEKRLLI encoded by the coding sequence GTGGGATTTCTTTCCAAATGGCGCGCCCGCAAGGGGGCGGACGAGCCGGGCGCGGTCGATGTGAGCGAGCGCGACGGCGTGCGCTATCTGCATCTGGGCGGCGTCACGGTGCAGAGCGCAATGCGCGTCAATGCGCCAAACGGGCTGGAGCTGGCCTATACCCGGGCCATGATGGGCTTTCTGCTGTTCCATCCCGAGCCCCGCAATATCCTGATGATCGGTCTGGGTGGCGGCTCGGTGGCCAAGTTCGTGTATCACAAGCTGCCCGCGGTCCAGACCCGCGTGGTGGAAATCAGTCCCCAGGTAGTGACGGCGGCACGCAACCATTTCTTTGTGCCGGAAGCGGACGAGCGTCTACAGATCGATATTGGCGACGGCGAGGATTACGTGCGCAATCACCCTGCCGGCTGCGACGTGCTGATGGTCGATGGCTATGACGACCGCAGCCTGGTGGAAGCACTGGCGAGCCAGCGCTTTTTTGACGATTGCGCGGCAGCACTGACGCCGGACGGGGTACTGGTGGTGAACCTGTGGGGTAGCGACAAGCTGTTTGATGTGTACTTCAAGCGCATCGAAGCCAGCTTCGACGGCCTGGCGCTCTCGATGCCTACCGGAAGAATGAGCAATATCATCGTGTTCGGGTTCAAGCGCAGCCCGGGCAATCCGCGCTGGCAGGAGCTCAGGGAGAGGGCCAAAAGTCTGGAGGAGGAATATGGCCTGGAGTTCCCCGACTTCGTCACTGCCCTGCGCAGCCTCAATGTCCACAGCGAAAAGCGTTTATTGATCTGA
- a CDS encoding ABC transporter ATP-binding protein yields MIRLEGIQRVFQVGDQEVRALRDINLSIGAGEYLSLMGPSGSGKSTLLNLIGLLDRPSAGLYRLDERDVTGLSDEEQAQVRREKIGFVFQFFHLIPRLSAAANIELPLLLAGVPADQRKSRVSRLIEDFGLTGRDTHRPDQLSGGQRQRVAIARATVMNPAVILADEPTGNLDRATGQEVMNILEGLAARGVTLILVTHDPEIGNRATRKLRMVDGKIVADQRT; encoded by the coding sequence ATGATCCGCCTCGAGGGCATTCAGCGCGTTTTCCAGGTGGGCGATCAGGAAGTGCGCGCCCTGCGCGATATCAACTTGTCCATTGGCGCGGGTGAATATCTCTCCCTGATGGGGCCATCAGGCTCCGGAAAATCCACCCTGCTCAATTTGATCGGCCTGCTGGATCGCCCCAGCGCGGGTCTTTACCGGCTCGACGAGCGTGATGTGACCGGGCTTTCCGACGAAGAACAAGCTCAGGTGCGGCGCGAGAAAATCGGCTTCGTGTTCCAGTTTTTTCATCTCATCCCCCGGCTTTCAGCGGCTGCAAATATCGAGTTGCCCCTGCTTCTGGCGGGTGTACCGGCGGATCAGCGCAAAAGCCGGGTGTCACGTCTGATCGAGGATTTCGGGCTGACCGGCCGGGACACTCACCGTCCCGACCAGCTCTCTGGCGGACAGCGCCAGCGTGTTGCGATTGCCCGCGCCACGGTGATGAACCCGGCGGTGATTCTGGCGGATGAACCCACCGGCAACCTCGATCGCGCAACCGGCCAGGAGGTGATGAACATTCTGGAAGGCCTTGCGGCGCGGGGCGTAACCCTGATTCTCGTCACCCACGATCCGGAAATCGGCAACCGCGCCACGCGAAAATTGCGCATGGTGGACGGTAAAATCGTCGCGGATCAGCGGACATGA
- a CDS encoding fibronectin type III domain-containing protein, with the protein MARIFSFWLAMLALLLAGPAWAVDAKDATGGMFAASDGKGEVRLWWFPPVGRWPAGGWRLLDAASGQVLAERIAPGEAEALAALPQKDAESVRQLQDVLAKASKPEDVNLVYGLLGARAMADWPYARALGLNWVLPQAAPGKRAYRVLGLERNGKPGNVSFTSSPVDGAVASPLAAAPVELKATAQEGGVALYWSPARAERNLPVIAYVVERDETLVTLKPLVRGLRWNVLQPALLDRNAPLENELTYRVFAVDALGRRSEPASVKLFAADFRALEPPFEFNAAADRDEVTLRWKGSGNPHTAGYVIERAYLHDGPYETLTPQGLRADVARHTDRNLRPGTAYYYRMRAMGPRGDLGNPSRVVMVQTAGRQAPPAVSGLKAEVGRTRVHLAWEPVSAAVAGYFIERRGEGEDQWLRLNGLVRPEPFYDDYYGPGRSGEFRYRIVAVGYDNQESRPGRDVSAALPDTVPPPAPHITSVDGSNGKVTLGFAPAGREEDTEQFLVLRALAPREPALVLGDPLPRKARSFEDTLVEAGKVYWYQLVALDKSGNRSDPGSAVAVRVGNAEIPPARKPEVTRVSEPFPHALVRFAAPPAGLEVVIQFKTAAADAWIVLAGPVAEGGEATHANLPRGRSEYRAVYQAANGVQGKPSEAAEITQP; encoded by the coding sequence ATGGCACGAATTTTCTCATTCTGGCTGGCCATGCTGGCGCTGCTGCTGGCGGGCCCGGCCTGGGCGGTGGATGCCAAGGATGCGACGGGCGGCATGTTTGCCGCATCCGACGGCAAGGGCGAGGTCAGGCTATGGTGGTTTCCGCCTGTTGGCCGCTGGCCTGCCGGCGGCTGGCGCCTGCTCGACGCCGCCAGCGGACAGGTGCTGGCGGAGCGCATTGCTCCCGGCGAGGCGGAAGCGCTTGCCGCCCTGCCGCAGAAGGATGCCGAAAGCGTGCGCCAGTTGCAGGATGTGCTCGCCAAGGCCAGCAAGCCCGAGGACGTGAATCTGGTCTACGGGCTGCTGGGCGCCCGCGCCATGGCGGACTGGCCGTATGCGCGTGCCCTCGGCTTGAACTGGGTGCTGCCGCAGGCCGCGCCGGGCAAGCGGGCCTACCGGGTGCTTGGCCTGGAGCGCAACGGCAAGCCAGGGAATGTCTCCTTTACCAGCTCTCCCGTGGATGGCGCGGTTGCCAGCCCTCTTGCCGCCGCGCCAGTCGAGCTCAAGGCCACCGCACAGGAGGGAGGCGTGGCGCTGTACTGGTCTCCGGCCCGTGCCGAGCGCAATCTGCCGGTCATTGCCTATGTCGTTGAGCGGGATGAGACACTTGTTACACTTAAGCCGCTGGTGCGCGGCCTGCGCTGGAATGTGTTGCAGCCGGCGCTGCTGGACCGCAACGCGCCGCTCGAGAACGAGCTGACTTATCGTGTTTTTGCCGTGGATGCGCTCGGCCGCAGGAGCGAGCCGGCCAGCGTCAAGCTGTTTGCCGCCGATTTCAGGGCGCTTGAGCCGCCATTCGAATTCAATGCCGCAGCCGACCGGGACGAGGTCACCCTGCGCTGGAAAGGCAGCGGCAACCCCCATACCGCGGGATATGTGATCGAGCGCGCCTATCTTCACGATGGTCCCTATGAAACCCTGACGCCCCAGGGATTGCGCGCCGACGTCGCGCGCCACACCGACCGCAACCTGCGCCCCGGCACGGCCTACTACTACCGCATGCGCGCCATGGGGCCGCGCGGCGATCTGGGAAACCCTTCGCGCGTGGTGATGGTGCAGACCGCCGGGCGCCAGGCGCCGCCAGCCGTTTCCGGGCTGAAGGCGGAGGTGGGACGCACTCGCGTGCATCTGGCCTGGGAGCCGGTCAGTGCGGCGGTGGCCGGCTATTTCATCGAGCGGCGCGGCGAGGGCGAGGACCAGTGGCTGCGCCTCAATGGCCTGGTGCGCCCCGAGCCGTTCTACGATGACTATTACGGTCCGGGCAGAAGCGGGGAGTTCCGTTACCGCATCGTCGCGGTCGGCTACGACAATCAGGAAAGCCGCCCCGGCCGGGATGTGAGCGCGGCCCTGCCTGACACGGTGCCGCCTCCTGCGCCCCACATTACCTCGGTTGATGGCAGCAACGGCAAGGTGACGCTGGGCTTTGCCCCGGCGGGGCGTGAAGAGGATACGGAGCAGTTTCTGGTGCTGCGCGCCCTTGCGCCGCGCGAGCCCGCCCTGGTGCTGGGCGATCCCTTGCCGCGCAAGGCGCGCAGCTTCGAGGACACGCTGGTCGAGGCCGGAAAAGTCTACTGGTATCAGCTGGTGGCGCTGGACAAGAGCGGCAACCGCAGCGATCCGGGCAGCGCGGTGGCGGTGCGGGTGGGCAATGCGGAAATCCCGCCGGCCCGCAAGCCGGAAGTGACGCGGGTATCCGAACCCTTCCCCCATGCACTGGTACGCTTCGCCGCCCCCCCGGCTGGCCTGGAGGTGGTGATACAATTCAAGACAGCGGCTGCCGATGCCTGGATCGTTCTGGCCGGGCCGGTGGCGGAGGGCGGGGAGGCAACCCATGCCAACCTGCCGCGCGGCCGGAGCGAATACCGGGCGGTTTACCAGGCAGCCAACGGCGTCCAGGGGAAACCTTCGGAGGCGGCTGAAATTACACAGCCATGA
- a CDS encoding diguanylate cyclase, producing the protein MQTSLPANTAELLNALRELDAGIHKHSSWLKALHRSLVCNSASNREDTLADAHCRCQFGLWYYGQPHPELQEEGGFETIGTLHQSVHDHARALLLKSRDGQMISPDEYNQFMDAALQFKFEVGKLQANIINQVCVVDHLTGVWNRSSMQHKLEEEHERMKRNDQSCCICMMDLDNFKQVNDAYGHPAGDMVLQAATQLLNNGLRKYDSVFRYGGEEFLLCLPSTTIEDAQALMERLRSELAALPIKLKGKGTLHVSASFGLATMNPDENIASTIEHADHALLCAKANGRNLVCIWNMEPEAP; encoded by the coding sequence ATGCAGACTTCCTTGCCCGCCAACACTGCCGAGTTGTTAAACGCCTTGCGCGAACTCGACGCAGGCATCCACAAGCACTCCTCCTGGCTCAAGGCCTTGCATCGTTCCCTGGTCTGCAACAGCGCATCCAACAGGGAAGACACGTTGGCTGACGCCCATTGCCGTTGCCAGTTTGGGCTATGGTATTACGGCCAGCCTCATCCCGAACTTCAGGAAGAGGGCGGTTTCGAGACAATCGGTACGCTGCATCAATCCGTTCACGACCATGCCCGCGCGCTTCTGCTCAAGAGCCGGGATGGCCAGATGATTTCGCCCGACGAATACAATCAGTTCATGGATGCGGCGCTTCAGTTCAAGTTTGAAGTGGGCAAACTTCAGGCAAACATCATTAACCAGGTTTGTGTGGTGGACCACCTGACAGGCGTGTGGAACCGCAGCAGCATGCAGCACAAGCTCGAGGAAGAGCACGAGCGCATGAAGCGCAACGATCAGTCATGCTGCATATGCATGATGGATCTGGATAACTTCAAACAGGTTAATGACGCCTACGGCCACCCGGCAGGGGATATGGTATTGCAGGCTGCGACCCAGCTCCTGAATAACGGATTGCGGAAATACGACTCGGTCTTCCGCTATGGGGGTGAGGAGTTTCTGTTGTGTCTTCCCAGCACCACGATAGAAGACGCACAGGCCCTGATGGAGCGCTTGCGCAGTGAACTGGCGGCGCTTCCGATCAAACTGAAGGGCAAGGGTACGCTCCATGTCAGCGCTTCGTTTGGCCTCGCCACGATGAATCCGGATGAAAATATTGCCAGCACGATCGAGCACGCCGACCACGCCCTGTTATGCGCCAAAGCCAATGGCCGTAACCTGGTATGTATCTGGAATATGGAACCCGAAGCCCCCTGA
- a CDS encoding iron-containing alcohol dehydrogenase codes for MSDLFSIARLPRIEFGAGSIMKLPALLARYGKRVLLVTGGASFCATPQWAALSAVLREQGFAWEIFRVVGEPSPQLVDDGVAALRGSRFDVVLGIGGGSVLDAAKAIAGLLGPGNSVMNHLEGVGPELPFHGPSTPFIAVPTTAGTGSEATRNAVLSTHGPDGFKKSFRDEQLVPEYAVVDPDLLASCPAHLIAANGMDAFTQLLESWVSSKANPFTDALAWSGMEAVRDGLLAWYEGGAGAAAGREKMAYAALLSGITLAQTGLGSVHGLAAPLGAFFPIPHGVACGTLLEAATRVNIEVMEAREPANPALVKYARAGRLLHGMAHMDDAGARRFLLQALAEWTGRMHLPRLGKFGVTETDVAHIVTNSRGSSMKTNPVVLSDPEIANILHARL; via the coding sequence ATGTCTGACCTATTTTCCATCGCCCGTCTGCCGCGCATCGAGTTTGGCGCCGGCAGCATCATGAAACTGCCTGCCCTGCTGGCCAGGTACGGCAAGCGGGTGTTGCTGGTGACCGGCGGCGCTTCTTTCTGCGCCACGCCCCAGTGGGCGGCATTGAGTGCGGTGCTGCGGGAGCAGGGGTTTGCCTGGGAAATTTTCAGGGTCGTCGGCGAGCCCTCTCCCCAGCTGGTGGACGATGGGGTAGCCGCCTTGCGAGGCAGCCGGTTTGACGTGGTACTGGGGATTGGCGGAGGCAGCGTGCTGGATGCGGCCAAGGCCATAGCCGGCCTGCTCGGGCCGGGCAATTCGGTGATGAACCACCTTGAAGGCGTGGGCCCGGAACTACCCTTTCACGGCCCGTCCACGCCCTTTATCGCGGTGCCCACCACGGCGGGCACCGGCTCGGAGGCCACCAGGAACGCGGTGCTTTCCACGCATGGCCCGGATGGCTTCAAGAAATCCTTCCGCGACGAACAGCTGGTGCCGGAGTATGCGGTGGTTGACCCGGACCTGCTCGCCTCCTGTCCGGCCCACCTGATCGCCGCCAATGGCATGGATGCCTTCACCCAGCTGCTGGAGTCCTGGGTTTCCAGCAAGGCCAACCCGTTTACCGATGCGCTCGCGTGGTCCGGCATGGAGGCTGTGCGCGACGGGCTGCTGGCCTGGTATGAGGGCGGGGCAGGGGCTGCGGCGGGACGCGAAAAAATGGCTTATGCCGCACTGCTTTCCGGCATCACCCTGGCCCAGACCGGGCTGGGCTCGGTGCACGGGCTGGCTGCCCCGCTGGGCGCATTTTTCCCCATTCCCCACGGCGTGGCCTGCGGCACCCTGCTTGAAGCGGCAACGCGCGTAAATATCGAAGTCATGGAAGCTCGCGAACCAGCCAATCCGGCGCTGGTGAAATATGCCCGTGCCGGGCGCCTGCTGCACGGCATGGCCCATATGGACGATGCCGGGGCGCGCAGGTTTCTGCTGCAGGCCCTGGCTGAGTGGACCGGGCGCATGCACTTGCCGCGCCTGGGCAAATTTGGCGTGACCGAAACCGATGTAGCGCACATCGTCACCAACAGCCGTGGCAGCAGCATGAAGACCAATCCCGTTGTCCTATCTGATCCGGAAATAGCCAATATCCTGCATGCGCGCCTATAA